The Streptomyces sp. cg36 genomic interval TCTGGGTGGGGATGTCGATCAGGCCGGAGCGCAGGTCGATGCGGACCTTGCTGGCCTCGGCGATGTGCCCGAGGTCGGCGACCAGGCCGTCGCTGACGTCGGTCATCGCGGTGGCGCCGAGCCCGGCCGCCGCGGGGCCCGCGTGGTACGGCGGCTCCGGGCGGCGGTGGGCCTCCACGAAGGCGCGCGGCGAGCGGAAGCCGCGCGAGAGCACCGCGTAGCCCGCCGCCGACCAGCCCAGCCAGCCGGTGACCGCGACCACGTCGCCGGGCTGGGCGCCGCCCCGGGTGACCGGCTCGTGGTTGCGCAGGTCGCCGAGCGCGGTGATCGCCACGGTGATGGTGTCGCCGCGCACGACGTCGCCGCCGACCACGGCGGCCCCCGCGACCTGGCACTCGTCGCGGATGCCGTCCATGAGCTCGACCGGCCAGGTGGCCGGGAGCTCGGCCGGGACGACCAGGCCGAGCAGCAGCGCCGTCGGCACCGCGCCCATGGCGGCGATATCGGCCAAGTTCTGCGCGGCGGCCTTGCGCCCCACGTCGTACGCGGTCGACCAGTCGCGCCGGAAGTGGCGGCCCTCCAGGAGGACGTCCGTGCTCGCCACCACCCTGCGGTCGGGTGCGGTCACGACCGCGGCGTCGTCGCCGGGGCCGATCCGTACCGCGGGGGTCGAGGTGAGCCGGGAGGTCAGCTCCCTGATGAGCCCGAACTCCCCCAACTCGCCCACAGTGCCTCTCACCGTGCCACCTCTCATCCTCGTACCCCTTGGGACCCGGCGCGCTCGCGGTCGCGAGCCGTCACCTCGGTGGGTACCGTCAACACATACGTCAACTTCTGCTCCGCGCACCCGGATATGCGGACGTCCGCGCCTGCGCGGGA includes:
- a CDS encoding thiamine-phosphate kinase; the protein is MRGTVGELGEFGLIRELTSRLTSTPAVRIGPGDDAAVVTAPDRRVVASTDVLLEGRHFRRDWSTAYDVGRKAAAQNLADIAAMGAVPTALLLGLVVPAELPATWPVELMDGIRDECQVAGAAVVGGDVVRGDTITVAITALGDLRNHEPVTRGGAQPGDVVAVTGWLGWSAAGYAVLSRGFRSPRAFVEAHRRPEPPYHAGPAAAGLGATAMTDVSDGLVADLGHIAEASKVRIDLRSGLIDIPTQMNDIGQAVGVDPLQWVLTGGEDHAIVATFPPDVKLPARWKVIGEVLNPSALPQVTVDGAPWTAKGGWDHFGDAE